A section of the Sebastes fasciatus isolate fSebFas1 chromosome 5, fSebFas1.pri, whole genome shotgun sequence genome encodes:
- the dnai3 gene encoding dynein axonemal intermediate chain 3 isoform X2: MPPKGRKSRSRSSSAGSKKKGKGKHKGKRSKSPQRVETPGHPDDIFPLVLTSATQELFGCRTDEDVTGDSPYKLLKKDDIIQDIKTRAAVSDFSPVKQTVLDYPEDELLLVFDRDFTYDHSFYLVLTPEAKDRILNPPEREKTPEVFENEVYKTPEPKEWIPLGSEKEIDEESFKETREKLWYKFSRVRRKFGAPVCFSDRNTADAKDGYLECASYQDSRFSIKQMQRDSGIQAVPILQSSSAQTQWKFQRNICTQYTPRELSDEEKEDILQSESLKNFCNSVTPRVLQALQQEGIMNVFFDDWKALGTGAEDGDWSGKISEGLMLYQAFTDQKYTKDKKITSINWHPTIYGVIAVALKEKKEEQSKDSTTFVVGASLILFYSFSDPSNPQVVLWDISAQVTHLQGTQLGKKVAVNTETFDLDDNKENKTPVVRFCAVSALESSHKAPITDVQWLPPTFEVTRTGIPVENKYKISAQVVTCSPDCALLFWDVRVSTALSQSASDRKQSENQKTPYSIPETFKHLDRTWKPLFKVSLPKIDTGGEYAPLKFSLEPYTCKDNNTGRTTEEANENDDSTEGIPDFSHLRVPSAKALTLLEDVNSKLCIGTEDGEIVYTDWKMEKDMSGRLQSAKVLHCYSIHHRLVNTVQRSPFFKDIILTTGSWNFAIWKEGVMDGPIILSPESEQVCTVGCWSLSRPAVFFIGKEDGSIDVWNLLEKISEPAQVHAHVTNAKITCIKPWTGSSKQHFLAVSDDLGTVRVFEIPKILYVPSKNESLSMRKCFEVEEERLKDFLKREELWPIQQKEAAELEKRMEPEMPTKYLMEIEEETMKEHKELQESILKDMGLWQSTDDTQDT; encoded by the exons ATGCCACCCAAGGGACGAAAAAGTAGATCAAGATCAAGCAGTGCAGGCAGtaaaaagaaagggaaaggGAAACATAAAG GCAAAAGGAGTAAGTCACCTCAACGTGTGGAAACGCCTG GTCACCCTGATGATATCTTCCCCCTGGTCCTGACATCAGCCACCCAGGAGCTCTTTGGTTGCCGCACCGATGAGGACGTCACAGGGGACAGCCCTTACAAGCTGCTAAAAAAAGACGACATCATACAGGACATTAAGACAAGAGCCGCAGTGTCCGATTTCAGCCCTGTGAAGCAGACTGTGCTG GACTACCCAGAGGATGAGCTGTTGCTGGTTTTTGACAGGGACTTCACCTATGACCACAGCTTCTACCTGGTTCTGACACCAGAAGCTAAAGACAGAATCCTCAAC CCCCCAGAACGAGAGAAGACACCAGAAGTGTTTGAGAATGAAGTCTATAAAACCCCAGAACCAAAGGAATGGATACCTCTTGGCAGTGAGAAGGAAATAGATGAAGAATCTTTCAAAGAGACCAGAGAAAAG CTGTGGTACAAGTTCTCCAGAGTGCGGAGGAAGTTTGGGGCACCAGTCTGTTTTTCTGACCGCAACACTGCAGATGCTAAGGATGGCTACCTAGAGTGTGCTTCCTACCAAGACAGCAGATTCAGCATCAAACAGATGCAGAGGGACAGCGGGATACAGGCTGTTCCCATACTGCAGAGCAGCAGCGCTCAGACACAGTG GAAGTTTCAGAGGAATATTTGTACCCAGTACACGCCAAGAGAGTTAAGTGATGAAGAAAAAGAGGACATCCTCCAGTCTGAGAGTCTGAAGAATTTTTGCAACTCAGTGACACCCAG GGTTTTGCAAGCCCTCCAGCAGGAAGGAATCATGAATGTGTTCTTTGATGACTGGAAGGCTCTGGGGACAGGAGCTGAGGACGGTGACTGGTCTGGGAAGATTTCTGAAGGTTTGATGCTCTATCAGGCCTTCACAGACCAGAAGTACACAAAGGACAAGAAAATCACTAGCATTAATTGGCACCCTACCATCTACG GTGTGATAGCTGTggctttgaaagaaaaaaaggaggagCAGTCGAAGGATTCCACAACGTTTGTTGTCGGAGCTTCTCTCATTCTCTTCTATAGCTTCTCCGACCCTTCTAATCCCCAG GTTGTGTTGTGGGACATTTCTGCTCAAGTCACTCACTTACAGGGAACACAGCTGGGTAAAAAGGTTGCTGTCAACACCGAGACATTC GACCTCGATGACAACAAAGAGAATAAGACTCCTGTCGTGCGCTTCTGTGCAGTGTCTGCCTTAGAGAGCAGCCACAAAGCACCAATTACTGATGTCCAGTGGCTGCCACCAACATTTGAG GTGACCAGAACGGGCATACCAGTGGAGAACAAGTACAAGATTTCTGCTCAGGTTGTCACCTGCTCCCCTGACTG CGCTTTATTGTTCTGGGATGTGCGAGTGTCAACAGCGTTGAGCCAGTCAGCGTCAGACAGGAAGCAGAGTGAGAATCAGAAGACGCCCTACAGTATCCCAGAAACTTTCAAACACCTGGACCGGACATGGAAACCTCTGTTCAAG GTTTCCCTGCCAAAGATCGATACTGGTGGAGAATACGCTCCTCTGAAGTTCAGCCTGGAACCTTACACCTGTAAAGATAATAATACAGGCAGGACCACAG AAGAAGCTAATGAAAATGATGATAGTACAGAGGGCATCCCCGACTTCAGCCATCTCAGAGTGCCCTCAGCTAAAGCACTCACACTTCTGGAAGATGTCAATAGCAAACTCTGCATTGGAACAGAG GATGGGGAGATTGTTTACACTGACTGGAAAATGGAGAAGGACATGTCTGGACGGTTGCAAA gtgCCAAGGTCCTCCACTGTTATAGCATCCATCACAGGTTGGTGAATACAGTACAGAGGTCGCCCTTCTTCAAAGACATCATTTTGACAACGGGAAGCTGGAACTTCGCCATCTGGAAGGAGGGAGTCATG GATGGCCCCATCATCCTGTCACCGGAGTCTGAGCAGGTGTGCACTGTGGGATGCTGGTCCCTGTCCCGACCAGCTGTTTTCTTCATTGGGAAAGAGGATGGCAGCATCGATGTGTGGAACCTGCTGGAGAAGATCAGTGAACCTGCGCAGGTCCACGCACACGTCACCAATGCCAAGATTACCTGCATCAAACCCTGGACCGGCTCCT CCAAGCAGCACTTCCTGGCTGTGAGTGACGACCTTGGAACGGTCCGTGTTTTCGAAATCCCCAAGATTCTCTACGTTCCCTCCAAGAATGAG AGTTTGAGTATGAGGAAATGCTTTGAGGTGGAGGAAGAAAGGTTGAAGGATTTTTTGAAGAGGGAGGAACTGTGGCCGATACAGCAGAAGGAAGCTGCAGAACTCGAAAAGAGAATG GAACCTGAAATGCCGACAAAATACCTGATGGAGATTGAAGAGGAGACCATGAAGGAGCACAAGGAGCTGCAGGAGAGCATCCTGAAGGACATGGGCCTGTGGCAATCTACTGACGACACACAAGACACCTGA
- the dnai3 gene encoding dynein axonemal intermediate chain 3 isoform X1: MPPKGRKSRSRSSSAGSKKKGKGKHKGKRSKSPQRVETPGHPDDIFPLVLTSATQELFGCRTDEDVTGDSPYKLLKKDDIIQDIKTRAAVSDFSPVKQTVLDYPEDELLLVFDRDFTYDHSFYLVLTPEAKDRILNPPEREKTPEVFENEVYKTPEPKEWIPLGSEKEIDEESFKETREKLWYKFSRVRRKFGAPVCFSDRNTADAKDGYLECASYQDSRFSIKQMQRDSGIQAVPILQSSSAQTQWKFQRNICTQYTPRELSDEEKEDILQSESLKNFCNSVTPRVLQALQQEGIMNVFFDDWKALGTGAEDGDWSGKISEGLMLYQAFTDQKYTKDKKITSINWHPTIYGVIAVALKEKKEEQSKDSTTFVVGASLILFYSFSDPSNPQLLLECPDDIFVFEFCPSDPNIIVGGCMNGQVVLWDISAQVTHLQGTQLGKKVAVNTETFDLDDNKENKTPVVRFCAVSALESSHKAPITDVQWLPPTFEVTRTGIPVENKYKISAQVVTCSPDCALLFWDVRVSTALSQSASDRKQSENQKTPYSIPETFKHLDRTWKPLFKVSLPKIDTGGEYAPLKFSLEPYTCKDNNTGRTTEEANENDDSTEGIPDFSHLRVPSAKALTLLEDVNSKLCIGTEDGEIVYTDWKMEKDMSGRLQSAKVLHCYSIHHRLVNTVQRSPFFKDIILTTGSWNFAIWKEGVMDGPIILSPESEQVCTVGCWSLSRPAVFFIGKEDGSIDVWNLLEKISEPAQVHAHVTNAKITCIKPWTGSSKQHFLAVSDDLGTVRVFEIPKILYVPSKNESLSMRKCFEVEEERLKDFLKREELWPIQQKEAAELEKRMEPEMPTKYLMEIEEETMKEHKELQESILKDMGLWQSTDDTQDT, translated from the exons ATGCCACCCAAGGGACGAAAAAGTAGATCAAGATCAAGCAGTGCAGGCAGtaaaaagaaagggaaaggGAAACATAAAG GCAAAAGGAGTAAGTCACCTCAACGTGTGGAAACGCCTG GTCACCCTGATGATATCTTCCCCCTGGTCCTGACATCAGCCACCCAGGAGCTCTTTGGTTGCCGCACCGATGAGGACGTCACAGGGGACAGCCCTTACAAGCTGCTAAAAAAAGACGACATCATACAGGACATTAAGACAAGAGCCGCAGTGTCCGATTTCAGCCCTGTGAAGCAGACTGTGCTG GACTACCCAGAGGATGAGCTGTTGCTGGTTTTTGACAGGGACTTCACCTATGACCACAGCTTCTACCTGGTTCTGACACCAGAAGCTAAAGACAGAATCCTCAAC CCCCCAGAACGAGAGAAGACACCAGAAGTGTTTGAGAATGAAGTCTATAAAACCCCAGAACCAAAGGAATGGATACCTCTTGGCAGTGAGAAGGAAATAGATGAAGAATCTTTCAAAGAGACCAGAGAAAAG CTGTGGTACAAGTTCTCCAGAGTGCGGAGGAAGTTTGGGGCACCAGTCTGTTTTTCTGACCGCAACACTGCAGATGCTAAGGATGGCTACCTAGAGTGTGCTTCCTACCAAGACAGCAGATTCAGCATCAAACAGATGCAGAGGGACAGCGGGATACAGGCTGTTCCCATACTGCAGAGCAGCAGCGCTCAGACACAGTG GAAGTTTCAGAGGAATATTTGTACCCAGTACACGCCAAGAGAGTTAAGTGATGAAGAAAAAGAGGACATCCTCCAGTCTGAGAGTCTGAAGAATTTTTGCAACTCAGTGACACCCAG GGTTTTGCAAGCCCTCCAGCAGGAAGGAATCATGAATGTGTTCTTTGATGACTGGAAGGCTCTGGGGACAGGAGCTGAGGACGGTGACTGGTCTGGGAAGATTTCTGAAGGTTTGATGCTCTATCAGGCCTTCACAGACCAGAAGTACACAAAGGACAAGAAAATCACTAGCATTAATTGGCACCCTACCATCTACG GTGTGATAGCTGTggctttgaaagaaaaaaaggaggagCAGTCGAAGGATTCCACAACGTTTGTTGTCGGAGCTTCTCTCATTCTCTTCTATAGCTTCTCCGACCCTTCTAATCCCCAG TTGCTGCTGGAGTGTCCAGATGACATTTTTGTGTTTGAGTTTTGCCCCTCTGATCCAAATATTATCGTTGGCGGCTGCATGAATGGCCAG GTTGTGTTGTGGGACATTTCTGCTCAAGTCACTCACTTACAGGGAACACAGCTGGGTAAAAAGGTTGCTGTCAACACCGAGACATTC GACCTCGATGACAACAAAGAGAATAAGACTCCTGTCGTGCGCTTCTGTGCAGTGTCTGCCTTAGAGAGCAGCCACAAAGCACCAATTACTGATGTCCAGTGGCTGCCACCAACATTTGAG GTGACCAGAACGGGCATACCAGTGGAGAACAAGTACAAGATTTCTGCTCAGGTTGTCACCTGCTCCCCTGACTG CGCTTTATTGTTCTGGGATGTGCGAGTGTCAACAGCGTTGAGCCAGTCAGCGTCAGACAGGAAGCAGAGTGAGAATCAGAAGACGCCCTACAGTATCCCAGAAACTTTCAAACACCTGGACCGGACATGGAAACCTCTGTTCAAG GTTTCCCTGCCAAAGATCGATACTGGTGGAGAATACGCTCCTCTGAAGTTCAGCCTGGAACCTTACACCTGTAAAGATAATAATACAGGCAGGACCACAG AAGAAGCTAATGAAAATGATGATAGTACAGAGGGCATCCCCGACTTCAGCCATCTCAGAGTGCCCTCAGCTAAAGCACTCACACTTCTGGAAGATGTCAATAGCAAACTCTGCATTGGAACAGAG GATGGGGAGATTGTTTACACTGACTGGAAAATGGAGAAGGACATGTCTGGACGGTTGCAAA gtgCCAAGGTCCTCCACTGTTATAGCATCCATCACAGGTTGGTGAATACAGTACAGAGGTCGCCCTTCTTCAAAGACATCATTTTGACAACGGGAAGCTGGAACTTCGCCATCTGGAAGGAGGGAGTCATG GATGGCCCCATCATCCTGTCACCGGAGTCTGAGCAGGTGTGCACTGTGGGATGCTGGTCCCTGTCCCGACCAGCTGTTTTCTTCATTGGGAAAGAGGATGGCAGCATCGATGTGTGGAACCTGCTGGAGAAGATCAGTGAACCTGCGCAGGTCCACGCACACGTCACCAATGCCAAGATTACCTGCATCAAACCCTGGACCGGCTCCT CCAAGCAGCACTTCCTGGCTGTGAGTGACGACCTTGGAACGGTCCGTGTTTTCGAAATCCCCAAGATTCTCTACGTTCCCTCCAAGAATGAG AGTTTGAGTATGAGGAAATGCTTTGAGGTGGAGGAAGAAAGGTTGAAGGATTTTTTGAAGAGGGAGGAACTGTGGCCGATACAGCAGAAGGAAGCTGCAGAACTCGAAAAGAGAATG GAACCTGAAATGCCGACAAAATACCTGATGGAGATTGAAGAGGAGACCATGAAGGAGCACAAGGAGCTGCAGGAGAGCATCCTGAAGGACATGGGCCTGTGGCAATCTACTGACGACACACAAGACACCTGA